The following coding sequences lie in one Mycoplasma crocodyli MP145 genomic window:
- the mgtE gene encoding magnesium transporter — MEEKDEILIEEIILDELKTIISNRSVNDVRDLLDKYTLVDIAEALENVSMEEQLFFFRVLKTKDAAELFSFFDEEKRTKLVHLFTEDWGMKNLQDLQSDELADVLEDLPVNLQKKILNLTPIDKRNLVNSLLSYEEDTVGSIMAVDISTLKNNLTCRNALKKIRNDYKNNAELSHSFYVTDETGVLLGSATLEEIVFADESMLLEDIYSPVAKVSIHDDIEKAAQIFSDHDRSSLPVVNSEDRILGMITSDNIIDVIQDIATEDMYKMAGINPDIAEESYIKTTIKQLVRSRVIWLIVLMISATLSQFIIQKFTVISENFINGLGASLSTAIIVSLIPVISGTAGNAGSQSSTTITRAEALGEIQNRDLKKVLSKEILVGLTIGLILFAINILRLSIYFSITGELLSKNTYLPTIFIIFASSFALLLVIIFAKILGTIIPIVAIKFKKDPAVMSAPILATLSDAISTLIFFGITILTFYLVFVAGWL; from the coding sequence ATGGAAGAAAAAGATGAAATTTTAATCGAAGAAATTATTCTCGATGAACTAAAAACTATAATCTCCAATCGTTCTGTTAATGATGTTAGAGATTTGCTAGATAAATATACATTAGTAGATATAGCCGAAGCACTCGAAAATGTTTCTATGGAAGAACAATTATTTTTCTTTAGAGTTTTAAAAACAAAAGATGCAGCCGAACTTTTTAGCTTCTTTGATGAAGAAAAAAGAACTAAATTAGTTCATCTTTTTACAGAGGACTGAGGCATGAAAAATCTTCAAGACCTTCAATCAGATGAACTGGCTGATGTTCTTGAAGATTTACCAGTTAATCTTCAAAAGAAAATTTTGAATTTAACACCAATTGATAAAAGAAATTTAGTTAACTCACTTCTTTCTTATGAAGAAGACACTGTTGGAAGCATAATGGCTGTAGATATTTCAACACTTAAAAATAATTTAACTTGCAGAAATGCGCTTAAAAAAATTAGAAATGACTATAAAAACAATGCTGAACTATCACATAGTTTTTATGTAACTGATGAAACCGGAGTTTTACTTGGTTCAGCTACTTTAGAAGAAATTGTTTTCGCTGACGAATCAATGCTCCTTGAAGATATATATAGTCCTGTAGCTAAAGTTAGTATTCATGACGATATAGAAAAAGCTGCGCAAATTTTCTCTGATCATGATCGTTCATCACTTCCTGTTGTTAACAGCGAGGATAGAATTTTAGGTATGATAACCTCTGATAATATTATTGATGTTATTCAGGATATAGCCACTGAAGATATGTATAAAATGGCTGGGATTAACCCAGATATTGCTGAAGAATCATATATAAAAACAACAATTAAACAATTAGTTCGTTCAAGGGTTATTTGGTTAATTGTTCTTATGATATCAGCAACATTAAGTCAATTTATTATTCAAAAATTTACTGTTATTAGTGAGAACTTTATCAATGGACTTGGAGCTAGTTTATCAACAGCCATTATAGTTTCACTTATACCAGTTATAAGTGGTACCGCAGGAAATGCAGGATCACAATCTTCAACTACTATAACCAGAGCTGAAGCGCTTGGAGAGATTCAAAACCGTGACTTAAAAAAGGTTTTAAGCAAAGAAATTTTAGTAGGTTTGACTATTGGCTTGATTCTTTTTGCTATCAATATATTAAGGCTTTCTATTTACTTTTCAATAACTGGTGAATTATTAAGCAAAAATACTTATTTACCAACAATTTTCATTATTTTTGCTAGTTCATTTGCTTTATTATTAGTTATAATATTTGCTAAAATTCTTGGTACAATAATACCTATTGTAGCTATTAAATTCAAAAAAGATCCAGCAGTTATGTCTGCACCTATATTGGCTACGTTATCAGATGCTATTTCTACTTTAATCTTTTTTGGAATTACAATTCTTACTTTTTACCTTGTTTTTGTCGCTGGGTGATTATAA
- the secA gene encoding preprotein translocase subunit SecA, whose amino-acid sequence MNKLKKFFNITSTEMKIAKKALNKINSLEERVVNLSNEELKSKTELFKTLLKQGYNLDDIRNEAFAVAREATKRVLKKRPFDVQILGGLLLDIGSVAEMKTGEGKTITSIAPVYLNALTGKSVIVSTVNEYLSERDAIEMGEVYNFLGLTVGINKASLDPYEKRKAYAADITYSVHSEMGFDYLRDNMVSSLEEKVQRGHYFCLVDEVDSILIDEAKTPLIISGGDKEDTQTYFAADQFVRLLTPKDYVIDDESKAISLTHSGIERANNFYGIKSLYDMENSEIVHRISNALRAHKVMKNNVEYIVRDGKIELVDAFTGRIMDGRSYSEGLQQALQAKEMVEVEPETKTLATITYQNFFRMFTKLCGMSGTAKTEEQEFIDIYNMRVNVVPTNLPIIRIDEPDSIFASAQAKWKAVVIKIKELYSTRQPILVGTAQIEDSEILHELLTAENIPHQVLNAKQNAAEAEIISRAGEAGTITIATNMAGRGTDIKLTAESVQLGGLYVLGTDKAEARRIDNQLKGRSGRQGDVGTSKFYISLDDTLMQRFSNQESFKAAYASEGDKEITNKNLRFAFNHAQKKIEGFNYDSRKNVLNYDDVIRQQRDLIYSQRDLILATDNISFIIKRMISSTAKSIIKSENYRFKNGSFDFESLIKFLNNHVLSVIKIQFSENELKSMHENELSDYIEEKFLKTFDEWMKNVIENYDEYMLEGELRTTILKILDVKWQNHIDSMDKLRSNINLVQYAQKNPFQVYTDEGTKKFENMIEDIAFDVMIAIFRNPIGRKAIISKEIRADHVFQEIMSTITYNYNLTQEENEINILNMYWSVKNRIEELKNMDTTQQQSDSQLKDEVVDNQSSEK is encoded by the coding sequence ATGAATAAACTTAAGAAATTTTTTAATATAACATCAACGGAGATGAAAATAGCAAAAAAGGCTTTAAATAAAATTAATTCACTCGAAGAAAGAGTAGTTAATTTAAGCAATGAAGAATTAAAGTCAAAGACAGAATTATTTAAAACATTATTAAAACAAGGTTACAACTTGGACGATATTAGAAATGAAGCTTTTGCAGTTGCGAGGGAAGCTACAAAAAGAGTACTTAAAAAACGTCCTTTTGATGTGCAAATTTTAGGTGGACTTTTACTTGATATTGGTAGTGTCGCTGAAATGAAAACTGGGGAAGGTAAAACAATTACTTCTATAGCTCCAGTTTATCTAAATGCATTAACAGGAAAAAGTGTTATTGTTTCAACGGTTAATGAATACCTTTCAGAGCGTGATGCTATTGAGATGGGTGAAGTTTATAATTTCTTAGGTTTAACTGTTGGAATAAATAAAGCATCTCTTGATCCTTATGAAAAAAGAAAGGCTTATGCAGCTGATATTACTTATTCTGTTCACTCTGAAATGGGATTTGATTATCTTAGAGATAATATGGTAAGTAGTTTAGAAGAAAAAGTGCAACGTGGTCATTATTTTTGTTTAGTCGATGAAGTTGATTCAATTTTAATTGATGAAGCTAAAACACCTTTAATAATTTCTGGAGGTGACAAAGAGGATACACAAACTTATTTTGCAGCCGATCAATTTGTTAGATTATTAACTCCTAAGGATTATGTAATAGATGATGAATCAAAAGCTATTTCACTAACACACTCAGGAATTGAAAGAGCTAATAATTTTTATGGTATAAAAAGCCTTTATGACATGGAAAATAGTGAAATAGTTCATAGAATTTCGAATGCTCTTAGAGCGCATAAGGTTATGAAAAATAATGTCGAATATATAGTTAGAGATGGAAAAATAGAACTTGTTGATGCATTCACTGGTCGTATAATGGATGGCCGTAGTTATTCAGAAGGACTACAACAAGCATTGCAAGCCAAAGAAATGGTTGAAGTAGAACCCGAGACTAAAACGTTAGCCACCATTACTTATCAAAACTTTTTTAGAATGTTTACTAAATTGTGTGGAATGAGTGGAACAGCCAAAACTGAAGAGCAAGAGTTTATTGATATTTATAATATGAGAGTTAATGTTGTACCTACCAATTTACCAATAATAAGAATTGATGAACCTGATTCAATTTTTGCTAGTGCACAAGCTAAATGAAAAGCAGTTGTAATAAAAATTAAAGAATTATATTCAACAAGGCAACCAATTTTAGTTGGGACGGCTCAAATTGAAGATAGTGAAATTTTACATGAATTACTAACAGCTGAAAATATTCCTCATCAAGTCTTGAATGCAAAACAAAATGCAGCAGAAGCCGAGATAATATCACGTGCTGGTGAAGCGGGTACAATTACTATCGCTACAAATATGGCTGGTAGAGGAACAGATATTAAATTAACTGCCGAAAGTGTGCAGTTAGGCGGATTATATGTTTTAGGAACTGATAAAGCTGAAGCAAGAAGAATTGATAACCAACTAAAAGGACGTAGTGGTCGTCAAGGTGATGTTGGAACATCTAAGTTTTATATTTCACTTGATGATACATTAATGCAAAGATTTTCAAATCAAGAAAGTTTTAAAGCTGCTTATGCATCTGAAGGAGACAAAGAAATAACTAATAAAAATCTTCGTTTCGCTTTTAATCATGCGCAAAAGAAGATTGAAGGATTTAACTACGATTCACGTAAAAACGTTCTTAATTATGATGATGTCATTAGGCAACAACGTGATTTGATTTACTCGCAAAGAGATTTAATTCTTGCAACCGATAACATTTCATTTATTATAAAAAGAATGATTTCATCAACTGCTAAATCAATAATAAAGAGTGAAAATTATAGATTCAAGAACGGTTCATTTGATTTTGAATCATTAATCAAATTCTTGAATAATCATGTCTTAAGCGTTATTAAAATTCAATTTTCAGAAAATGAATTAAAGAGCATGCATGAAAATGAATTAAGTGATTATATTGAAGAAAAGTTTTTAAAAACATTTGATGAATGGATGAAAAATGTTATTGAAAACTATGATGAATATATGCTTGAAGGTGAACTAAGAACAACAATTTTAAAGATTTTAGATGTTAAATGACAAAATCACATTGATTCAATGGATAAATTAAGATCTAATATAAATTTAGTTCAATATGCACAAAAAAATCCATTTCAAGTTTATACCGATGAAGGAACTAAAAAGTTTGAAAATATGATTGAAGATATAGCGTTTGATGTAATGATTGCTATCTTTAGAAACCCTATTGGTCGTAAAGCAATTATTTCAAAAGAAATAAGAGCCGATCATGTTTTCCAAGAAATAATGAGTACAATAACATATAACTATAATTTAACTCAAGAAGAAAATGAAATCAATATTTTAAATATGTATTGATCTGTTAAAAATAGAATTGAAGAACTTAAAAATATGGATACAACACAACAACAAAGTGATTCGCAACTAAAAGATGAAGTTGTTGATAATCAAAGTTCTGAAAAATAA
- a CDS encoding DUF2264 domain-containing protein translates to MYSYLNKDKSKEILTDKVSFSTLLEKLTKPLLNHYSEANTQLKWGNREVVYNQHIVGIEGFSRVLWGYSSLLSCNDEFSKSQTSQEFFNRTVEGLKNATNSSNTKYNWEKPGDFNQIYVEMGAISLFLLFNVDKIKQCFNKQELNDLIEYLSNINTHDFSKNNWQFFKVLVNIAIYKLNKRKYNEKYLFEALENIEKCYIGSGWYYDGRPNQKDYYIGWGYHYYGLIFNYFMKNEYPEIASKFTKRAILFYEDYKYFFDINGMQIPFGRSLIYRFAASSYFSALALNKIYPNGINELKWFITKNITFFTDNKENFDDESKLNLGFCYENHTFLEEYNSNTSPYWALKTFIILALDKKDEFWKAEIKTPVWEKQRKIDAINSIIYTTPEHHKILFNSGQYAKFNPKFNQEKYTKETYTTLFGPSISSNYLENDMQLYLSKDGLNWETKKMPLYQKIEGDKVVSIYKYDCAQVKCEKWFDLETNKINIVYSITGEETEWFYSFSAILLPTFKLFLNNKELKETIFNTKNTSLTKKDLRIINVKSDEKHNNKILKFEYLLSKN, encoded by the coding sequence ATGTATTCTTATCTAAATAAAGATAAATCAAAAGAAATCTTAACAGATAAAGTAAGTTTTTCTACATTACTAGAAAAACTTACTAAACCACTACTAAATCATTATTCAGAAGCCAATACTCAACTCAAATGAGGAAATAGAGAAGTTGTATATAATCAACATATAGTTGGTATCGAAGGATTTAGTAGAGTATTATGAGGATATTCATCATTGTTATCATGTAATGATGAATTTTCTAAATCTCAAACATCTCAAGAGTTTTTTAATCGAACGGTTGAAGGATTAAAAAATGCAACAAACTCATCAAACACAAAATATAATTGAGAAAAACCTGGTGATTTTAATCAAATATATGTTGAAATGGGAGCTATTTCATTGTTTCTGTTGTTTAATGTCGATAAAATTAAACAATGCTTTAATAAACAAGAATTAAATGACTTAATTGAATATTTATCTAATATTAATACCCATGATTTCAGTAAAAACAATTGACAATTTTTTAAAGTTTTAGTAAACATAGCAATTTATAAATTGAATAAACGAAAATACAATGAAAAATATTTATTTGAAGCACTTGAAAATATAGAAAAATGTTATATTGGTTCAGGTTGATATTATGATGGAAGACCAAATCAAAAAGATTATTATATAGGTTGAGGATATCATTATTATGGTTTAATTTTCAATTACTTCATGAAGAATGAATATCCCGAAATTGCAAGCAAATTCACCAAGAGAGCTATACTATTTTATGAAGATTATAAGTACTTTTTCGATATAAATGGTATGCAAATTCCTTTTGGAAGATCCTTAATTTACAGATTTGCTGCAAGTAGTTATTTTTCAGCGTTAGCACTAAACAAAATATATCCTAATGGTATTAATGAGTTAAAATGATTCATCACTAAGAACATAACATTTTTTACAGACAATAAAGAAAATTTTGATGATGAAAGTAAATTAAATCTTGGCTTTTGTTATGAAAATCATACATTTTTAGAAGAGTATAATTCTAATACAAGTCCTTATTGAGCACTGAAGACATTTATTATTTTGGCTCTTGATAAAAAAGACGAATTTTGAAAAGCTGAAATCAAAACTCCTGTATGAGAAAAACAAAGAAAAATTGATGCAATAAATTCTATTATTTATACAACTCCAGAACATCATAAAATACTATTTAATTCAGGTCAATATGCAAAGTTTAATCCTAAATTTAATCAAGAAAAATATACTAAAGAAACCTATACTACATTATTTGGTCCTTCTATAAGTAGTAATTATTTAGAAAATGATATGCAACTTTATCTATCAAAAGATGGATTAAATTGAGAAACTAAGAAAATGCCATTATACCAAAAAATAGAAGGCGATAAAGTAGTATCTATTTACAAATACGACTGTGCACAAGTAAAATGTGAAAAGTGATTTGATTTAGAAACCAATAAAATTAATATTGTTTATTCTATAACCGGAGAAGAAACTGAATGGTTTTACTCTTTTTCAGCAATACTGTTGCCTACATTTAAATTATTTTTAAATAATAAAGAATTAAAAGAAACAATATTTAATACTAAAAACACAAGTCTTACTAAAAAAGATTTAAGAATAATAAATGTAAAAAGTGATGAAAAACACAACAATAAAATATTAAAATTTGAATACCTTTTATCAAAAAACTAA
- a CDS encoding coiled-coil domain-containing protein has translation MKNKKLIILSSLTLSSILPISLVSCVNNSNNNKQGGNEWSIPSDKPGTGNEEIKPDVIKTKTVNDYFKNVKVKSDKYKSALEWLNALNKELSNDPKAKFTFNRFSKDDAIDAKTYLQSSSVKMSSVISKDFISNDNKYFSQSLAYNIIAKIDDKNTNKLLITIALYNPLTDNDKVSELNLEHVFESVSLVKKAYEDLVPVTQEVKVYLANNIAYKTIESTKVKYSALEAKIAEAQVLIDKKSEVKTDVEASKLALKAAKDELKNVIDKYQETNKFAQLTNLVASVKSQYVEYEKDATIPEVSVKLTTLKANVTEADNFIKANVFDQTKNNDLVKKLNDSKKELDDLIATLETKLNEFATNFSSKVEITSNNLNLPPSGVPVSSFKVKDANNLAGSISTFKLKVNNAYGRVLISTTVKYGKLTKEIEEFIFDKKFKTNDFVNKWYAKNIFGDLDTIKNTKFNNATKEFNDIKLLSEKLLALKNVVKTDDNKIVLEDNVALLIAAQLWSKETTKTADEIIAKTKTEFIDIKTSKLDFIQNSSRWYDFRKLIRMTIYANNNTTGKTEVALATLRDQKFTTFANDWFKDLIEKYFNKDTKADPGKWALFEYYAPYKVMEILYLLDAQLDETTRTKAIESLNHFASSISKYGQMEGSLNTTLKGKYIDKNLYAQNSFIVRNYVNLLNQDLVKAEQDSKDYVDWLNNLDYSKEFNSSNKYLQGDLNKLRLFTNFFIELSKNENGSDLGIYNKVKLDKFYTWATETYIKTDVTFAKLNEAKGEELMKNIGIIYRILAINPTLSSGFVNILKEGLLKGKAETDLTNLEKINWDFIKNDWKNVFLSK, from the coding sequence ATGAAAAATAAAAAACTTATCATATTAAGTTCGTTAACATTGTCAAGTATTTTACCAATAAGCCTTGTTTCTTGTGTAAATAATAGTAACAATAATAAACAAGGTGGTAATGAGTGAAGCATTCCCAGTGATAAACCAGGAACCGGTAATGAAGAAATTAAACCTGATGTTATTAAAACAAAAACAGTTAATGATTATTTTAAAAATGTCAAAGTTAAATCAGATAAATACAAAAGTGCACTTGAATGATTAAATGCTCTTAATAAAGAATTATCTAATGATCCTAAAGCAAAATTTACTTTCAATAGATTTAGTAAGGATGATGCTATCGATGCTAAAACTTATTTACAAAGTTCTTCAGTTAAAATGTCAAGCGTAATATCCAAAGATTTTATAAGTAATGATAATAAATATTTTTCTCAATCATTAGCATATAACATAATTGCTAAAATTGATGATAAAAATACAAATAAGCTTTTAATAACTATTGCTTTATATAATCCTTTAACTGACAATGATAAAGTAAGCGAACTAAACTTAGAACATGTTTTTGAATCGGTTTCTTTAGTTAAAAAAGCATATGAAGATTTAGTTCCTGTCACACAAGAAGTCAAAGTATATTTAGCTAATAATATTGCTTATAAAACAATCGAAAGTACAAAAGTTAAATATTCAGCCTTAGAAGCAAAAATAGCTGAAGCACAAGTTTTAATTGATAAAAAAAGTGAAGTAAAGACTGATGTTGAGGCTTCTAAGTTAGCACTAAAAGCAGCAAAAGATGAACTTAAAAATGTAATTGATAAATATCAAGAAACTAATAAATTTGCTCAATTAACTAATCTAGTTGCTTCAGTAAAAAGTCAATATGTTGAATACGAAAAAGATGCAACTATTCCAGAAGTTTCAGTTAAATTAACTACATTAAAAGCTAATGTTACGGAAGCGGATAATTTTATAAAAGCAAATGTTTTTGATCAAACAAAAAATAATGATTTAGTTAAAAAGCTTAACGATTCTAAAAAGGAATTAGACGACTTAATAGCAACATTAGAAACAAAATTAAATGAATTTGCCACAAACTTTTCAAGCAAAGTTGAAATTACATCAAATAATTTAAATTTACCTCCTTCAGGAGTTCCAGTATCTAGTTTTAAAGTTAAAGATGCAAATAATTTAGCCGGTTCAATATCTACATTTAAATTAAAAGTTAATAATGCTTATGGAAGAGTATTAATCTCTACCACAGTTAAATATGGAAAATTAACAAAAGAAATTGAAGAATTTATTTTCGATAAAAAATTCAAAACAAATGACTTTGTAAACAAATGATATGCTAAAAACATTTTTGGTGATTTAGATACAATTAAAAATACTAAATTCAATAATGCAACAAAAGAATTTAATGATATTAAATTACTATCTGAAAAGTTATTAGCATTGAAAAATGTTGTTAAAACAGATGATAATAAGATTGTACTTGAAGATAATGTCGCATTATTAATAGCTGCTCAATTGTGAAGTAAAGAAACAACAAAAACTGCTGATGAAATAATTGCAAAAACTAAAACAGAATTTATTGATATTAAAACCTCTAAACTTGATTTTATTCAAAATTCAAGCAGATGATATGACTTCAGAAAACTAATTAGAATGACTATTTATGCTAACAACAACACAACCGGAAAAACAGAAGTAGCCCTAGCTACTTTAAGAGATCAGAAATTCACCACTTTTGCTAACGATTGATTTAAAGACTTAATTGAAAAATATTTCAATAAAGATACGAAAGCAGATCCTGGTAAATGAGCATTATTTGAATATTATGCACCATATAAAGTGATGGAAATATTATATTTATTAGATGCACAACTAGATGAAACAACAAGAACAAAAGCAATAGAATCACTTAATCATTTTGCTTCTTCAATATCTAAATACGGACAAATGGAAGGTTCATTAAATACAACATTAAAAGGTAAATATATAGATAAAAATCTATATGCTCAAAATTCATTCATTGTAAGAAATTATGTAAATTTACTTAATCAAGATTTAGTAAAAGCTGAACAAGATTCGAAAGATTATGTAGATTGATTAAATAATTTAGATTATTCAAAAGAATTTAATTCTTCAAATAAATACTTACAAGGTGATTTAAATAAATTAAGATTATTCACTAACTTCTTTATTGAGTTATCTAAGAACGAAAATGGTTCAGATTTAGGAATCTATAACAAAGTTAAATTAGATAAATTCTATACATGAGCTACTGAGACATACATAAAAACAGATGTTACATTTGCTAAACTAAATGAAGCAAAAGGTGAAGAACTTATGAAAAATATAGGAATTATTTATAGAATATTAGCCATAAATCCTACATTATCATCAGGATTTGTTAACATTCTTAAAGAAGGTTTATTAAAAGGTAAAGCCGAAACTGATTTAACTAATCTTGAAAAAATTAACTGAGATTTCATAAAAAATGATTGAAAAAATGTATTCTTATCTAAATAA